From a single Lentisphaera profundi genomic region:
- a CDS encoding Tll0287-like domain-containing protein has product MKFIKTTCLTLALAAAFFSSCNKPAETAAPATVEASVKPQKMADALFAVMKGTRTAYTKHVIKYLGKTKKILKPHEQWEDKENGVMLPAQMFRYGRDLAMEQNPGFTYSLQSEWPINKQNAPKTPMEKDGLKFIGANPGKNFYGTEDLGGKKFYTAVYPDVAVSDACIDCHNDHKDSPRTDFIMGEVMGGVVIRIPMN; this is encoded by the coding sequence ATGAAATTCATCAAAACGACATGTCTCACTTTAGCTTTAGCTGCTGCCTTCTTTAGCTCTTGTAATAAACCCGCTGAAACTGCTGCCCCGGCAACAGTCGAAGCTAGTGTTAAACCTCAAAAAATGGCCGATGCACTATTTGCCGTCATGAAAGGTACTCGAACAGCCTACACTAAACACGTCATTAAGTACTTGGGCAAAACTAAAAAAATACTCAAACCTCATGAACAATGGGAAGATAAAGAAAATGGCGTCATGCTCCCTGCTCAAATGTTCCGCTATGGTCGTGATTTAGCCATGGAACAGAACCCCGGCTTTACCTACTCGCTGCAATCTGAATGGCCCATCAATAAGCAAAATGCTCCAAAGACCCCCATGGAAAAAGACGGTCTTAAGTTTATCGGTGCAAACCCAGGTAAAAACTTTTATGGTACAGAAGATCTAGGTGGCAAAAAATTCTACACCGCGGTTTATCCTGACGTAGCGGTTTCCGATGCTTGCATTGATTGCCATAATGATCACAAAGATTCCCCCA
- a CDS encoding ammonia-forming cytochrome c nitrite reductase subunit c552, which produces MKTLIPILAWLALSAMASIFFGNELLNEELKPNFLPNETSHGHYQIELKCNACHTPNMGIKENACLDCHQQDLKDGQDSHPATKFNDPRNFEMVQNLDGRKCITCHSEHVPHSTSKMGLTLPSDFCMECHQDIGEERESHKGLDFTSCATAGCHNYHDNRALYEDFLVEHYGEDPHLHTASEISINKKIAKNKQLFEHDSPELPNPQILHDWSSTAHAAAGVNCRDCHQSEENTAWTDKVPLETCQNCHQTQTDSFKQGRHGMRLDVGLPAMKVGDARLEMKVQAAHREVNCISCHNDHRFNLRTAAMDACLKCHNDAHSLNYKKSPHYTYWRIDSEMQEFNKGVSCATCHMPRIKKNGKVIVDHNQNNNLRPNEKMIRSACMKCHGLEFSINALADPELIKHNFNKAPSKKIKSLEWAKQRE; this is translated from the coding sequence ATGAAAACTCTTATTCCTATACTTGCATGGCTCGCACTCAGTGCTATGGCTTCAATTTTCTTCGGAAATGAACTCCTCAACGAAGAGCTCAAGCCCAATTTTTTACCTAACGAAACTAGCCATGGTCACTACCAAATCGAGCTCAAATGCAATGCCTGTCATACTCCCAATATGGGGATCAAAGAAAATGCTTGTCTTGACTGCCACCAACAAGACCTCAAAGATGGGCAAGATTCTCACCCTGCAACGAAATTTAACGATCCAAGGAACTTTGAAATGGTACAAAATCTTGATGGACGTAAATGCATAACTTGCCATAGTGAGCACGTGCCTCACTCTACGTCAAAAATGGGACTCACTCTACCAAGTGACTTTTGCATGGAGTGCCACCAGGATATCGGCGAAGAAAGAGAGTCTCATAAAGGACTCGATTTCACTAGTTGTGCGACGGCTGGATGTCATAATTACCATGATAATCGTGCCCTCTATGAAGATTTTCTTGTGGAGCATTATGGCGAAGATCCTCATCTACATACTGCCAGTGAAATCTCAATTAATAAAAAAATAGCTAAAAACAAACAATTATTTGAACACGATTCACCCGAATTGCCAAATCCACAAATTTTACATGACTGGAGCTCCACTGCACACGCGGCGGCAGGAGTTAATTGCCGTGATTGTCATCAAAGTGAAGAAAATACAGCTTGGACTGACAAAGTTCCCTTAGAAACCTGCCAGAATTGTCATCAAACTCAGACTGATTCATTTAAACAAGGTCGCCATGGCATGAGGCTCGACGTGGGACTGCCTGCGATGAAAGTCGGTGATGCTCGTTTAGAAATGAAAGTACAAGCGGCCCATCGTGAGGTGAATTGTATTAGCTGTCATAATGATCATCGCTTTAACCTTCGAACCGCTGCAATGGATGCCTGCCTAAAGTGCCATAATGATGCGCATTCACTGAATTATAAAAAGTCACCTCATTACACCTACTGGAGGATTGATTCAGAAATGCAAGAATTCAACAAGGGTGTTTCCTGTGCCACCTGCCACATGCCCCGCATAAAGAAAAATGGCAAAGTCATCGTAGACCATAATCAAAATAATAATCTTCGACCTAATGAGAAAATGATCCGTAGTGCTTGTATGAAATGTCATGGACTCGAATTCTCAATAAATGCCCTCGCCGACCCTGAATTAATCAAACATAATTTCAATAAGGCTCCTAGTAAAAAAATCAAATCCCTCGAATGGGCTAAACAAAGAGAATAA
- a CDS encoding FAD-dependent oxidoreductase, whose amino-acid sequence MKEKIIIIGFGMVAKHFCDQFVKLGLGNQYDLIIFSKEKHLAYDRVKLTNYARNNNFDSICLAKAEWFRENDIGLHLGEGVEQVNTEQQKVISDTGKTYSYDKLIFATGSSPFVPPIPGVEKKGVFTYRTIDDADAIRTFSNNKKTAVVIGGGLLGIEAADFLQAQGLSTHIIEMADFLMPKQLTPEASNRLKQQIHKKGFKVHTGTATKEIKNSFSHLEISFKDGSAINCDIIVISAGIRPNHQVAKNAGIDTSLGGGIICNDSLQTSAPNVYAMGECVRHQNTIYGLVAPAYKMAEILASNFSGQTQKFLGADTSTRLKLLGENVVSLGAALQPFKSITYQDENTYRMLSIDQKHLVGAIGIGEWTDLGRIQSAIENRMLLTEQEIKNFLKTGSFWNITDSVERWPDETIICNCLKVTKGEIVQCFKTCNNDIATLKKETGACTACGSCEGLIAQLAGKELELRRKPNRGLLISSCLCLFALLLLFFTPTYWTIDSYDSHAYKLTQSLRSGLWRQITGFTILALSIFAGLISMRKRFKFFRWGSYNLWRLSHAIFALLSLIILMAHTGFSSGKNLNSYLFWTFFTMNSFGVITGFTTSFEFYGTNKIAAFCRRWRRPITFVHFFVFWPLPVLITFHIIQAYYFSL is encoded by the coding sequence ATGAAAGAAAAAATTATCATTATTGGCTTTGGCATGGTTGCCAAACATTTCTGTGACCAGTTTGTTAAACTGGGCTTAGGAAACCAATATGATTTGATCATTTTCAGTAAAGAAAAACACCTGGCTTATGACCGTGTCAAGCTCACAAATTATGCTAGAAATAATAATTTCGATAGTATATGCTTAGCTAAAGCTGAATGGTTTCGAGAAAATGACATCGGGCTTCATCTTGGAGAAGGTGTAGAACAAGTAAATACTGAGCAACAAAAAGTTATTAGTGACACAGGCAAGACTTATAGCTACGACAAACTCATATTTGCAACAGGATCATCTCCTTTTGTCCCACCTATACCAGGTGTGGAAAAAAAAGGTGTTTTCACCTACAGAACTATTGATGATGCCGACGCCATCCGCACATTTTCAAATAACAAAAAAACTGCTGTCGTTATTGGTGGTGGCCTACTCGGAATTGAAGCCGCTGATTTTCTCCAAGCTCAGGGCTTAAGTACACACATCATTGAAATGGCTGATTTTTTGATGCCAAAACAATTAACCCCCGAAGCTTCCAATCGACTTAAACAACAGATTCATAAAAAAGGCTTTAAGGTTCATACGGGAACGGCTACAAAGGAAATAAAAAATAGTTTCTCACACCTAGAAATATCTTTTAAAGATGGCTCTGCCATCAACTGCGATATCATCGTCATTTCCGCGGGTATTCGCCCCAATCATCAAGTGGCAAAAAACGCCGGAATTGATACATCTCTTGGCGGAGGAATAATTTGTAATGACTCACTCCAAACTTCAGCTCCAAATGTCTATGCTATGGGAGAATGTGTGCGCCATCAAAACACTATCTATGGTCTCGTTGCTCCCGCCTATAAAATGGCCGAGATTTTAGCGTCTAATTTCTCTGGACAAACACAAAAATTCTTAGGCGCAGATACCTCGACCCGTTTAAAACTTTTGGGGGAAAACGTCGTTAGTTTAGGAGCTGCTTTACAGCCTTTCAAATCGATCACTTATCAAGATGAAAATACCTACCGGATGTTAAGCATAGATCAAAAGCATCTTGTTGGTGCCATCGGAATTGGCGAATGGACCGACTTGGGCCGCATCCAAAGTGCTATCGAAAATCGCATGTTGCTGACAGAGCAAGAAATTAAAAACTTTCTCAAAACAGGCAGCTTTTGGAACATTACTGATTCAGTAGAAAGATGGCCCGATGAAACCATCATTTGCAACTGCCTAAAAGTTACTAAAGGTGAAATCGTCCAATGCTTTAAAACTTGTAACAATGATATCGCTACTTTAAAAAAAGAAACGGGGGCCTGTACCGCTTGTGGATCTTGCGAGGGACTGATTGCGCAACTCGCTGGTAAAGAACTTGAACTCCGTAGAAAACCAAATCGTGGACTACTGATCTCATCATGCCTATGTTTATTCGCTTTGTTACTGCTCTTTTTTACCCCCACTTATTGGACTATTGATTCGTACGACTCACACGCTTACAAACTTACCCAAAGTCTACGTAGTGGTCTTTGGAGACAAATTACGGGCTTTACTATTCTAGCTCTTAGTATCTTTGCTGGACTGATTAGTATGCGTAAGCGCTTTAAATTTTTCCGCTGGGGAAGCTATAATTTATGGCGATTATCTCATGCGATTTTTGCGCTCTTAAGCCTCATCATTCTCATGGCTCACACCGGTTTTAGTTCTGGGAAAAATCTCAATTCATACTTATTTTGGACCTTTTTTACAATGAATTCATTTGGTGTCATCACCGGCTTTACCACCAGTTTTGAATTTTATGGAACTAATAAAATAGCCGCTTTTTGTCGACGTTGGAGACGCCCCATAACTTTTGTTCATTTCTTCGTTTTTTGGCCATTACCCGTACTCATTACTTTTCACATTATCCAAGCTTATTATTTCTCATTATGA
- a CDS encoding ABC transporter ATP-binding protein, with product MDKNRYLELSNLSKIYETKKGPFVVLEDFNLQIPESEFVCLIGHSGCGKSTILSMVAGLNDITKGSVAVADKEINGPGPDRGVVFQAPSLLPWLTAYENVMLGVKKVYPHASAKEKEEIVMHYLHAVGLSGAIDKKPKELSSGMRQRVGIARAFALKPKIMLLDEPLGMLDALTKYELQDLIVKLHGEHKLTTLMVTHDVDEALYLSDRVIMMTNGPKATLGDILVNDLPRPRDRQALLNHPNYYPYREHLISFLEDQEELKKKHA from the coding sequence ATGGATAAAAATCGCTATTTAGAACTATCGAATTTAAGTAAAATTTACGAAACTAAAAAAGGTCCCTTTGTCGTCTTAGAAGATTTTAATCTACAAATACCCGAATCTGAATTTGTTTGTCTTATTGGCCATTCAGGCTGTGGAAAATCGACAATCCTCTCAATGGTTGCTGGTTTAAATGATATAACAAAAGGTTCAGTCGCTGTAGCAGACAAAGAAATAAATGGCCCTGGACCCGACAGAGGAGTCGTCTTTCAAGCGCCCAGTCTGCTCCCTTGGTTAACTGCCTATGAAAATGTCATGCTAGGGGTTAAAAAAGTTTACCCTCATGCCAGTGCCAAGGAAAAAGAAGAAATTGTTATGCACTATCTCCACGCAGTTGGCCTTAGTGGTGCCATTGATAAAAAACCCAAGGAACTCTCTAGTGGCATGCGTCAACGCGTAGGTATCGCTCGCGCCTTTGCACTTAAGCCAAAAATAATGTTACTCGATGAACCCTTAGGGATGCTTGATGCTCTCACAAAATACGAACTCCAGGATCTGATTGTTAAACTTCATGGGGAACACAAGCTCACCACCTTGATGGTAACACATGATGTAGATGAGGCCCTCTATCTTTCGGATAGGGTGATTATGATGACCAATGGCCCTAAAGCAACTTTAGGTGACATTTTAGTCAATGACTTGCCTCGTCCGCGTGATCGTCAAGCCTTACTCAATCATCCGAATTACTACCCTTACCGTGAACACTTAATTTCTTTTTTAGAGGATCAAGAAGAATTAAAGAAAAAACACGCTTAA
- a CDS encoding ABC transporter ATP-binding protein, which yields MDYILELNNVSRHFGEKENRAEILKDINLQIKEGEFVAIVGFSGMGKSTLINLMGGLLEPSEGEVRCKGEAVTGPAPDRGVIFQNYSLLPWLSVEGNVGLAVNQIHKDKPKHERKALIEKYVDMVSLTPAIHQKPKELSGGMRQRVSVARALSMDPDILLMDEPLSALDALTRSVLQDQIINIWKSTGKTVVLITNDVDEGIYMADRIIPITIGPNATLGPSYDINIPRPRNQKTLNHNEQYRKLRAEVIGFLNEEKRKEQLNDTTDSSSYPLPAIEPAVI from the coding sequence ATGGACTATATTCTAGAACTCAATAATGTCAGTAGACACTTTGGCGAAAAAGAAAATCGCGCCGAGATCCTTAAAGACATAAATTTACAGATTAAAGAAGGAGAATTTGTCGCCATCGTCGGTTTTTCTGGCATGGGAAAATCTACTCTTATCAACCTCATGGGCGGACTCTTGGAACCCAGTGAGGGTGAAGTAAGATGCAAGGGTGAAGCCGTTACGGGCCCTGCTCCTGACAGAGGCGTCATCTTTCAAAACTATTCTTTACTTCCTTGGTTATCCGTCGAAGGCAATGTCGGCTTAGCAGTCAATCAAATCCACAAAGATAAACCAAAGCACGAACGCAAAGCTTTAATAGAAAAATATGTGGACATGGTCAGCTTAACACCTGCGATCCACCAAAAACCGAAAGAACTTTCAGGGGGTATGCGCCAGCGTGTTTCTGTAGCACGGGCCCTTTCCATGGATCCCGATATCTTACTCATGGATGAACCCTTAAGTGCCCTCGATGCTCTAACTCGTTCAGTACTACAAGATCAGATCATCAATATCTGGAAATCTACAGGAAAAACCGTTGTGCTCATCACCAATGATGTTGATGAAGGCATCTATATGGCTGATCGAATCATTCCAATCACCATAGGTCCCAATGCCACACTCGGCCCTTCTTACGATATCAATATCCCTCGTCCACGTAATCAAAAAACCCTCAATCATAATGAGCAATACCGCAAACTACGTGCTGAAGTCATTGGTTTCTTAAATGAAGAAAAACGCAAAGAACAATTAAACGACACTACCGATAGCTCTAGCTATCCACTACCGGCTATTGAGCCGGCTGTCATCTGA
- a CDS encoding ABC transporter permease, with protein MKQKLINFFELTGLTWFIPIVRLCTGDDPKEQMGDLFRQIALPLAAIVSFFMIWSYSSTKIKTSVGQLPGPSYVLSQAKAMWATHKTEKFNKDEFITNENFRKELAGLIEQRQQTSMSETKKVLTSKINSLKSVIGKHLSKLSNEIKVNQAIVEKAEGDKKASVATLTTQLKTMKKFVYDDNKELVMDLDGKPKLSDESLSKLANINNRRVAVYEGNLARIYKSSENTALALIKKIEKIDKYYQQDLIYQNDPKKAELEKKISSNKKKLDAFEKQIFKGKEYNSNGSIVDYIKLSIITVLFGFFLAAFIAIPIGILCGLSPSIMTALNPLIQTFRPVSPLAWVLITIQIIDGIFVGDNALTGDIVKNTFLHSGITVALCAMWATLSNTALGVSSVDPDHMNVAKVLKLSWFDRIFKIIIPSAIPYIFTGLRITLGVGWMVLIVSEMMATSRGLGWYIDQEYQNNKVESLANIIVCIFIIGFIGAVLDRIMSIFQKLVSFNDDVAA; from the coding sequence ATGAAACAAAAGCTCATCAATTTTTTTGAATTAACAGGACTCACCTGGTTCATTCCTATCGTACGATTATGTACTGGAGATGATCCAAAAGAACAAATGGGAGACCTCTTCCGTCAAATAGCTCTACCGCTAGCTGCAATAGTATCTTTCTTTATGATATGGAGTTACAGCTCTACCAAAATAAAAACATCCGTTGGTCAATTACCTGGTCCCTCTTACGTATTAAGTCAGGCCAAAGCCATGTGGGCCACTCACAAAACCGAAAAATTTAACAAAGATGAATTTATCACCAACGAAAACTTTCGAAAAGAACTCGCTGGACTTATTGAGCAACGTCAACAAACAAGCATGAGCGAAACCAAAAAAGTTCTTACTTCTAAAATCAATTCTCTTAAAAGTGTTATCGGAAAACATCTTAGCAAACTCAGCAATGAGATAAAAGTGAATCAAGCTATTGTTGAAAAAGCTGAAGGTGATAAAAAAGCATCTGTAGCTACTCTCACGACTCAACTCAAGACAATGAAAAAATTCGTCTATGACGACAATAAAGAACTGGTAATGGACTTAGATGGCAAACCCAAACTTTCTGATGAAAGTTTATCTAAACTAGCCAATATCAATAATCGCCGGGTAGCTGTTTACGAAGGGAACCTTGCTCGTATCTATAAAAGCAGTGAAAACACCGCTTTAGCTTTGATTAAAAAGATTGAGAAAATTGATAAATACTACCAACAAGACCTCATCTATCAAAATGATCCTAAAAAAGCTGAATTAGAGAAAAAAATAAGTTCCAACAAAAAGAAACTCGATGCTTTTGAAAAACAAATTTTTAAAGGTAAAGAATACAACTCCAATGGTAGTATTGTCGATTATATAAAACTGAGTATCATCACTGTTTTATTTGGCTTTTTCCTAGCGGCTTTCATTGCCATCCCCATTGGCATCCTTTGTGGACTTAGCCCTTCAATCATGACTGCCCTTAACCCACTCATACAAACTTTCCGTCCGGTGTCTCCCCTCGCCTGGGTATTAATCACTATTCAGATCATTGATGGTATTTTCGTCGGTGATAATGCTCTCACTGGCGACATCGTAAAGAATACTTTTCTTCACTCAGGGATCACTGTAGCACTCTGTGCGATGTGGGCCACATTATCTAACACCGCGCTTGGTGTAAGCTCTGTAGACCCCGATCATATGAACGTCGCCAAAGTATTGAAGCTGAGCTGGTTTGACCGTATTTTTAAAATTATCATCCCCTCTGCCATCCCTTATATTTTTACAGGATTACGCATCACTCTAGGTGTGGGATGGATGGTGCTGATCGTTTCAGAAATGATGGCTACTTCAAGAGGTCTGGGTTGGTACATTGATCAAGAGTACCAAAATAATAAAGTTGAATCTCTCGCCAATATCATCGTCTGTATCTTCATCATTGGTTTCATTGGTGCCGTACTCGACCGTATCATGTCAATCTTCCAAAAACTCGTAAGTTTCAACGACGACGTAGCCGCTTAA
- a CDS encoding CmpA/NrtA family ABC transporter substrate-binding protein has product MKTKIKKAILSFFLFCTVTSMAESVDENTIPLDVEKTNLHFGFIKLTDCASLVIAKEKGFFEAEGLNVKLTAQKNWVILLDNVIKGALDGAHMLAGQPIGATVGVSQKANVITAFSMDLNGNAITMATDVWEQMKEHIPQDADGKPIHPIKADSLKPVLENWDGPFNMGMVFPVSTHNYELRYWLAAAGIHPGFYTASDSKGHTDAEVVISPNAPPLMPSYLNSRAIMGYCVGEPWNQKAVFADKDGKQLGVPVVTNYEIWKNNPEKVFGVTEEWAAKNPKTHTAVLKALIRAAKWLDASEANREEAVQILSRSHYVGAEAKVLRNSMTGTFVYERGDRREMPDFNVFFRYKATYPFYSDCIWFLTQMRRWGQLKEDQSDEWYTKTAEKIYKPNLYMEAAKLLIEEGNIEESEIPADGETGYKPATTEDIFIDGKVYDGKKPNDYIDSFEIKAP; this is encoded by the coding sequence ATGAAAACAAAAATCAAAAAAGCTATCCTTAGCTTTTTCCTCTTTTGCACTGTTACAAGCATGGCAGAAAGCGTCGATGAAAACACCATCCCTCTCGATGTAGAAAAAACTAATCTCCATTTCGGCTTCATTAAATTAACTGATTGTGCCTCTTTAGTTATTGCTAAAGAAAAAGGTTTTTTTGAAGCTGAAGGCCTCAATGTAAAACTAACGGCTCAAAAAAACTGGGTTATACTGCTGGATAACGTCATTAAAGGCGCACTCGATGGCGCTCACATGCTTGCAGGTCAACCTATTGGCGCCACCGTTGGCGTCAGCCAAAAAGCCAATGTAATAACAGCATTCAGTATGGATTTAAATGGTAATGCTATCACCATGGCAACTGATGTCTGGGAACAAATGAAAGAACACATCCCTCAAGATGCCGATGGCAAACCAATTCATCCTATCAAAGCAGATTCACTGAAACCAGTACTCGAAAACTGGGATGGCCCTTTCAATATGGGTATGGTTTTCCCTGTATCAACTCATAACTATGAGCTGAGATACTGGCTAGCTGCTGCGGGTATTCACCCAGGCTTCTATACCGCATCTGACTCTAAAGGTCATACCGATGCTGAAGTCGTTATATCTCCTAACGCTCCTCCACTTATGCCTTCTTACCTTAATAGTCGTGCAATTATGGGCTACTGTGTAGGTGAACCCTGGAATCAGAAGGCCGTATTTGCTGATAAAGATGGTAAACAACTAGGTGTTCCAGTTGTCACTAATTATGAAATCTGGAAAAACAACCCTGAAAAAGTTTTTGGTGTAACGGAAGAATGGGCCGCTAAAAACCCAAAAACTCACACCGCAGTTCTCAAAGCACTTATACGTGCAGCTAAATGGCTTGATGCTTCTGAAGCTAACCGCGAAGAAGCTGTACAAATTCTCTCTAGATCTCACTACGTAGGTGCAGAAGCTAAAGTTCTTCGTAATTCTATGACTGGTACATTTGTTTACGAACGTGGTGATCGCAGAGAAATGCCTGATTTTAACGTCTTCTTTCGCTACAAAGCTACCTACCCTTTCTACTCAGATTGTATTTGGTTCTTAACTCAAATGCGCCGTTGGGGCCAACTCAAAGAAGATCAAAGCGACGAGTGGTACACAAAAACTGCTGAAAAAATCTATAAACCTAATCTCTATATGGAAGCCGCCAAGCTGCTCATAGAAGAAGGCAATATCGAAGAAAGTGAAATTCCTGCAGATGGTGAAACGGGCTATAAGCCCGCTACCACGGAAGACATCTTCATCGATGGCAAAGTCTATGACGGAAAAAAACCTAACGACTACATCGATAGCTTCGAAATCAAAGCTCCTTAA
- a CDS encoding sigma 54-interacting transcriptional regulator gives MKYAGIAQSKAMKSVLAKAEKFARVPRPLLIRGERGTGKELMAKFIHESSSRDNEKFVTINCAAFTEKLIASEMFGHEKGAFTGANETRIGRMEQADGGTLFMDEIGIMPMNFQEQILRTVEYQTFERVGSSKPIKVDVRLISATNANLEELMEEKLFRRDLYDRLTFAEIELPALRQRKDDIPALIVHFIKLLHEEMPSLQPRKFRASTIEVMMDYYWPGNIRELKNIVERLYLFGDTPFIEEHELPSIISGADSFGLSFDDRVDNFKRKLILKAYEDASGNQSEAARLLQMTYSQFRHFYQKYNS, from the coding sequence ATGAAGTATGCAGGTATAGCACAATCAAAAGCCATGAAATCGGTCTTAGCGAAAGCTGAAAAATTTGCTCGAGTTCCTCGACCACTGCTCATCAGAGGTGAACGTGGCACAGGAAAAGAACTAATGGCCAAGTTCATTCACGAATCTAGCTCACGCGATAATGAAAAGTTTGTCACCATTAATTGTGCCGCTTTCACAGAGAAGCTCATTGCTTCAGAAATGTTCGGCCATGAAAAAGGTGCTTTCACTGGTGCTAACGAAACTCGGATTGGTCGTATGGAACAAGCCGATGGCGGAACTTTATTCATGGATGAAATCGGAATTATGCCGATGAATTTCCAAGAACAAATCCTACGTACAGTAGAATACCAAACTTTCGAACGAGTCGGCAGTTCAAAACCTATAAAGGTTGACGTTCGCCTCATTTCTGCGACCAACGCAAACTTAGAAGAACTCATGGAAGAAAAACTGTTTCGCCGAGATCTCTATGATCGCCTCACTTTTGCCGAAATTGAACTTCCTGCTTTGCGTCAACGCAAAGACGATATCCCAGCTTTGATCGTCCACTTTATAAAACTACTTCACGAAGAAATGCCTTCACTTCAGCCTCGTAAATTCAGGGCTAGCACAATAGAAGTCATGATGGATTATTATTGGCCAGGTAATATTCGAGAACTAAAAAATATCGTTGAACGCCTCTATCTCTTTGGTGATACTCCCTTCATTGAAGAACATGAACTACCCTCCATTATTTCTGGCGCCGATAGCTTTGGCCTCAGTTTCGACGATCGCGTCGATAATTTCAAACGAAAATTGATTCTCAAAGCTTACGAAGACGCTTCAGGCAATCAAAGCGAAGCAGCTCGCCTGCTACAAATGACCTATAGTCAGTTCAGACATTTCTACCAGAAGTATAATTCTTAG
- a CDS encoding PspA/IM30 family protein produces the protein MNIFKRISNIMSSKIDDLIAGYEDPEVALDALIQEMEKGIAELRTNAASCISQKKMTEKKLATAEAEVSKWQKNAIAALEKSNEDLARKALERKKNSEEERLALSSQLTEESALVAKIKTQLHQVEDKIQEARQKRDTLVIKKRAADARKKMAETSQALDTGISSSTDSVLNGFADFNKYEEKIERDVAMSEAMMELSKVSVDDLEEQFKELQSDDAISAELEALKAQLKKKK, from the coding sequence ATGAATATCTTCAAAAGAATAAGCAACATCATGAGTAGTAAAATTGACGACCTCATTGCGGGCTATGAAGATCCTGAAGTGGCACTTGACGCTCTTATTCAGGAGATGGAAAAGGGGATTGCTGAACTGAGAACGAATGCGGCGAGTTGCATTAGTCAAAAAAAGATGACTGAGAAAAAATTAGCTACGGCTGAAGCAGAAGTAAGCAAGTGGCAAAAAAATGCTATTGCAGCACTAGAAAAAAGTAATGAAGATTTGGCGCGCAAAGCTCTAGAACGTAAAAAAAATTCAGAAGAAGAGCGCTTGGCTTTAAGTAGTCAACTGACGGAAGAATCAGCATTAGTAGCTAAAATCAAAACTCAACTTCACCAAGTTGAAGACAAAATCCAAGAGGCACGTCAAAAACGTGATACGCTAGTTATCAAAAAACGTGCGGCGGATGCTCGTAAAAAAATGGCTGAGACTTCTCAGGCCTTGGATACAGGTATTAGTTCTAGTACGGATTCAGTCCTTAATGGCTTTGCGGATTTCAACAAGTATGAAGAGAAAATTGAACGTGATGTGGCGATGTCAGAAGCGATGATGGAACTCAGTAAAGTTTCGGTGGATGATCTCGAAGAGCAGTTCAAAGAATTGCAGTCGGATGACGCGATAAGTGCCGAACTCGAAGCTCTAAAAGCTCAGCTTAAGAAAAAGAAGTAG
- a CDS encoding OB-fold-containig protein, with amino-acid sequence MSEILDYAMRLHIFPFTALLVLMILFWLSVIIGAADVTLFDFDLDVDVDADVGLDGDLNADSQPGFFRSIADFLNLAEVPFMVIVTFFVLFSWAGLVYVESLVNSSGGSFIQWISYLPILFGALIVSKYLSSPFGKIVKVLNNNPEDQDKAVGNMGVLLQNTDEEHGRASIETKSAPIEILCYTENEQINKGERILVLSWNEGRRKYLVTKYS; translated from the coding sequence ATGTCAGAAATTTTAGATTATGCGATGCGTCTGCATATATTCCCCTTTACGGCTTTATTGGTGCTGATGATACTTTTTTGGCTAAGTGTGATCATTGGTGCGGCGGATGTCACGCTCTTTGATTTTGATCTGGATGTGGACGTCGATGCGGATGTGGGTTTAGATGGTGACCTAAATGCCGACTCTCAGCCGGGCTTCTTTCGATCCATAGCCGATTTTCTGAACTTGGCAGAAGTGCCCTTTATGGTGATAGTCACTTTCTTTGTCTTGTTTTCTTGGGCAGGATTAGTGTATGTGGAATCGCTGGTGAATAGTTCAGGTGGTTCTTTTATACAATGGATAAGTTATTTGCCGATACTTTTTGGAGCTTTGATTGTGTCAAAGTATTTATCATCACCTTTTGGTAAGATTGTAAAGGTTTTGAATAATAACCCAGAAGATCAAGATAAAGCAGTGGGCAACATGGGAGTACTCTTACAAAATACAGATGAAGAACATGGCCGAGCGAGTATCGAAACAAAATCGGCGCCAATTGAAATACTTTGTTATACGGAGAATGAACAAATAAATAAAGGAGAGAGGATTTTAGTATTAAGCTGGAATGAGGGAAGGCGAAAATATTTAGTTACAAAATATTCATAA